The genomic stretch CCTGGAGGTAAGCAACCAAAATATAGTTGCTTTGTTTTGAAAATCCAATTAAGCAATACCCAAAACTTTACGCAATACAACTTGGTCTTCTAATTTGACTTTCAGGCGACCTTTTTCAATATCACGAATCCAGCTTTGACTTTTACCTGCTAGCTTTGCCAGTTCTCTTTGGGAGAGATTAAGATTTTTTCGCGCTCGCAAAATCTGTTCGCCAATCAAATCACTTGTGGTTTTTGACTTTCTTTTGTTTTTTGCGGTTCGCTGTTGCTTTTTTTCTGAGTCTGCAATGTGCTGTTCCCAGTCTGGAGGCAGATCGAAAGCCAAAATGCGGGCATTCATCAGGAGATTCCACTTGCCACGAGGGCCTATATCTGTAAGCCGCGAGGTGTTGCCACCGTCATTCATCCAAAATTCCAGTGCCTCATCTGGATCTTCGGGAATATCGACTAACTTAGCCCACAAAGGTTGTATGGCAGCTGGGTAAGTAACTGGGTCAAAACAGGGTTTCATTCCATAATGATTGAGGACTTCTAAATCATGCTCAAAAGTCCGTAGCAATCGTTTGCGTTCCTCTCTTTGCCTAAATGCTAAGGTAATTTTTTCTTCACCGTAGGCAACCCGCATTAAGGTAGGAACGGTAATGCGTTGCTCTTTACCCATTTTGGTTTTAAACAGCAACCACAGCATCAATCGTGCTGCACCTTCGTGTTGCTGCCAAATACTCATGACTGTAGTTAACAAGGATTTTGGCAGACTCCCATATTGATAAAACGCGCTTCTTTCCTTGCATCCCTGTTTATTTAAGAAGTGTTGTGTCCAGATACCTGCTCTAACTTTAAAGGTTAAGCCAACCAGATATTTACAACCAAGTTCGTCTTCTTGAAAGTGGTGCTGAATTGACACTAACTCCCACAAACGACTTTTTGTTACAGAAAACCCCTTGACTTGCCCTTGTTGAGGCCAGTCAATAGAAATAATGAGTGAGCAAGCTTGCTGTACTAAGTTTTTCATTAAAGCCAGCTTGACAGCTTTGCTCAAATCTTTGCGTTTCTCTAAACCCAAATATTTCTCTAGTTGGCGTTCATCAATTGCAAACTCTTGCTCCCAAGGCCGATCCAAACTTGTAGCATAAGCTGCAAAAATCAAATGGATACAAGCATTTCTAATATCGAGTGCCTCAATTGCTCCTAAATCTGTTACTAGTTTTTGCGGCATCCCAGTAATAGATGTGCTTGGCTCTGCTGATGCAAGAACATGAAAGGCGATCGCTCCCTTACCTTGGTAGACTTGGCGACGATAACACAAATTTCCTTGTTCGTCTATTTCCCAAGGCAGTGACGTGCGTTGTGCCAGCACATTGCAAGCTTCCCAAATGACAATTGCCGAAGCAAAGGGGTTGCTCTTGCCATTAGAAAACAAGTCTGGATTAGTCACCTCTCTTGGTTCAACTCTACACCTTCCCCTTTTTGCTTGCCAAGGTATGGGAGAGTTGGTAGGACAGGCTACCACACATTGAGGTTCTGGATAATAACCCTCGCAATTGTTACAAAGACTCGGATCAATCCAGTATTCATCGTTTTCGATTTTGATAGCACCTGTAGGACATTGAGGACGGCAATTATCACATCCAACGCAACTGTTATTAGGAATTGTATAAGGCATAAGGCTATTGCCACTATATTCGTTGAGATGTTTGGCTCTAGTCTCCCCTGGATGCGTCCTTTCTATGCACTACTCACCACCACATTCTTACTTTTACCAGCAATACATGATTGCTGTACTAACCACCCACATCCATACTCAGACAGACCATCCAATTACAAGCTATTTACAGCTTTTAACCCGACCGAGCCATCAAATCTTGATTATCTATAAATTTCATAATTTTTTCCAGAAATGTGTTCATCATGAGCGTTCATACCATTTCTTTGTTTTTTTGTACGGTAATTACCGAATTTCTTTCACTTAATAAAAACTCTTACTGAAATTATCTGTTATCACTAACATTTCAAAATAGAAGTTAGGAAATTTAAATTGGATTATTAATAATATTAATCTTTAACAATTCTTATTATTCTGTCAATTAGTTTACACTTTTTTATTTCTCACTCATATTTTGGATGAAATTTTTACCATAATTTGTATGACAAATGGCTGAAAAAGGCTTAAGAGGGCAGGAGGCAGAAGCTATCCCCACGAATTCTCGTTAACGAGGATTTGTGATCTGCTGCATGAGGAACCTTGTTCCCTTTTAATGCAAACAAGTATCATCATTTTTGAGAGTTACAAGAAAACCTCCCTAACCCTATTTTCCCTAACTCCATTCCCTTTTAATTTGGATGTATTATCAGTACACCTCTTGTCTGATTGTATTTTGCTAATCATGTCTAAAAAAATATTATTGGTAATTAATTTCATCTATTATTTTGATTACAAAAAACAAGCTGAATTTTGTATAAGTTATAGAATTTTGACGAAGTAAAAGGTTAAAGTAGAACATTAAAAAAATAAAATAAAAGTTATATTAGGATGAGCGTAAAGCGCAAATATATTCGTCAACAAAATTGCAGAAGGTACGTACATGGCAGTATTAACAGGATTGACATTTGGTGGAAAAACTTGGACACCAAAATTTATTGAATCAATCGACCAAGATAAATGTATTGGTTGTGGCAGATGCTTCAAAATCTGTGGACATAATGTGCTGGAACTAAAGGCGATGAATGAAGAAGGAGAATTTGTAGAAGATGAAGACGATGATGAAATTGAAAAGAAAGTAATGACAGTTGCTCATCCAGAAAACTGTATTGGTTGTGAAGCATGTGCAAAAATTTGTTCTAAGAACTGCTACACCCATGCCGCATTAAATAACTAGGTATTTGGATAGAAGAGAGGTATGTTTGTGAGAGGAAATACTGTTTATCTCAAAATGTAATCAACGTAGCAAGAATACCAGAGGGGAAGATTAGTTATTTACAGTAACTCTACAAAAAGTTCACGGTAAACAAATCCGTAAATCGCAAATTGTTAGTAGTTAACAACTTAAAGCTTGCTGCTAAGATAGCCTCATCATTTTTTAGGCAAACAGTTAACCATCAACAATCAAACTTCTCTACACGCGGAACTATCCTGGAAAATAGGAATAAATATATAGTCTCAGAATTGCTGGGGGAACATAAATTAAAACATGATTAAATTCCCCCTATTATTTATTAGAAACATAGAAAATAAAATAGTTAGACAAAGTTGCCTGATAAAGGTGTAAACCAAAATAAGTACGAAAATTGTAACAGCTACTTATCTAGACACAAACCTAAAAATTCTCTTCTTTGGTGTGACGTATGCATCGAAAGCACAGGATGCAATGTACTACTTTACAACAGGCGAGAATCACACCTTGAACACCGTGTTAAAGAGCAGGTATATATGCAACAAATTCCTGTTTCGCTGTTAACCTTAGTTGCTGGAGTAGTAATCACACTCTTCAGTCTTTGGGTTGGTCAACACCACAGTCTACTACCGGAACAAGCATCGCAACAAGCGCCTTTAGTAGACGGTTTTTTTAATATTATGGTGACAATTGCCACCGCACTATTTGTAGTGGTAGAAGGAACCATTCTGATTTTTTTGTGGAAATTTCGTCACCGTCAAGGTGATGATACAGATGGTGCGCCCGTTGAGGGTAACTTGCCTCTAGAAGTTTTTTGGACGGCAATCCCAACCATTATTGTCATTGTCTTGGGAATTTACAGTGTAGATGTATACGGGCGCATGGGGGGGTTAGATACTCATAATCATGCTCCATCTCATGTTGCTCAAATGCCCGGAACTGCCTTAGCTGCAACATGGAATGATGCATCTGGGATGGAAATGGCAGCACCAGTTAATGAACCGGAAATTGGCATTGGTGCAGCTAGCGATCGCCCACAAAAACCTGCTGATTTAGCAGTCGATGTCACGGGAATGCAGTTTGCTTGGATTTTCAATTATCCAGATAGCGGTGTGATGAGTAGTGAATTACACGTTCCTGTTGGTGCTGACGTACAGCTAAACCTGGCTGCCACAGACGTAATTCACTCTCTTTGGGTGCCGCAATTTCGTTTAAAGCAAGATGCAATTCCTGGTATCCCAACTAAACTGCGGTTTGTCGCCACTAAAGTTGGTAACTATCCCATCGTTTGTACAGAATTGTGTGGTGGCTATCACGGTTCAATGCGATCGCAGGTAGTTGTTCATACTCCCGCCGAGTTTGAAAGCTGGTTGGCAGAAAACCGCATCGCACAACAAGAACTGAAACAAGCAGTTGCAGTTAACCCTGCTGAATTATCAACATCAGATTTTCTCGCTCCCTACACCCAAAAAATGGGGATAGAGTCAATAGTCCATAGTCATTAATTTGGTGGTTAATCAACTCTTTGCGTCCCTCTACGTTTCAAGGTGCTACGAACTTGAGAAACGCTGTAACCACCAACAGACAAATTATCGCGGAAATTGCTTATGACGCTCGAAATTCCACGGAATCATCCACCGGGAAATGAAGCCTCTACTGTTGTGGTTGCCGGAACCACTCATCATCCCCAAGCGTGGAAATGGTACCACTACTTCACATTTAATGTTGACCACAAGGTCATCGGCATCCAATACTTAGTAACGGCGTTTTTGTTCTACCTTATCGGTGGGCTGATGGCAGTTGCCATGCGTGCTGAGTTGGCAACACCCGATGCTGATTTGCTAGAACCCAACCTTTACAATGCTTTCATGACGAACCACGGGACGATCATGATTTTCTTTTGGATCGTCCCTAGTGCGATTGGAGGATTTGGCAATTTCCTGGTGCCGTTGATGGTGGGTGCTAGGGATATGGCTTTTCCGAAGTTGAATGCGATCGCTTTTTGGTTGAACCCACCTGCAGGTTTACTACTATTAGCCAGTTTCTTCTTCGGTGGTGGTTCCCAATCTGGTTGGACAGCTTATCCACCTTTAAGCCTGGTAACTGCCCCCACAGCCCAAACGTTGTGGGTACTAGCCATTGTCTTGGTAGGAACCTCCTCAATTTTAGGTTCGCTGAACTTTGTCATTACCATCTTGTTCATGAAAGTCCCCAGCATGAAATGGGATCAAGTTCCCCTATTTTGTTGGGCGATTTTGGCAACTTCCGTCTTAGCACTGGTATCTACACCAGTATTAGCAGCAGGATTAATACTACTGTTATTCGACCTCCATTTTGGTACATCTTTCTTTAAACCAGATGCAGGCGGTAACGTAGTCCTTTACCAACACTTGTTCTGGTTCTATTCCCACCCGGCAGTTTATCTGATGATTCTGCCCATCTTCGGCATCATGTCCGAAGTCATACCCGTGCATGCGCGCAAACCTATCTTTGGCTATAAAGCGATCGCCTATTCTAGTTTGGCTATCTGCCTTGTGGGTTTGTTCGTCTGGGTACACCATATGTTTACCAGTGGCACACCCGGTTGGATGCGGATGTTCTTCACCATCTCTACCCTGATCGTTGCCGTTCCCACTGGTGTAAAGATATTTGGTTGGGTTGCTACCCTCTGGGGTGGCAAAATCCGCTTCACTAGTGCCATGCTGTTTGCGGTTGGCTTATTGATGATGTTTGTTCTCGGTGGGATTGGTGGTGTCACCCTGGGAACAGCACCCTTTGATGTTCACGTTCATGATACCTACTATGTAGTAGGACACTTCCACTACGTATTGTTTGGTGGTTCCGTATTTGGTATCTACGCAGGCATTTACCACTGGTTTCCCAAAATCACCGGACGGATGATGAATGAAACCTTAGGTCGCATTCACTTTATCCTTACCTTTATCGGTACAAATCTGACTTTCCTACCCATGCATGAATTGGGTTTACAAGGTATGCCCCGAAGAGTAGCAATGTACGATCCACAATTTACCTCCATCAACGAGATTTGTACGATTGGTGCTTATGTTTTAGGCATATCGGTAATTCCCTTCACGATTAACATTCTCTGGAGTTGGGTTGCTGGCAAAAAAGCCGGGGATAATCCTTGGAATGCTATGACTTTAGAGTGGACAACCAGTTCTCCGCCTCTAATTGAAAATTGGGAAGTCTTGCCCGTAGTAACTCACGGCCCTTACGATTACGGTGTTCATAATGCTGAAGTTCAGACTGCTACTGTAACGGAAGCTAGCGCTTAATCATTAGAGTCTTAGTGTCTTTGTGCCTTTGTGGTTTTTTAAACGAACCACAAAGGACGCAGAGAACGCAAAGAAAGAGATAGAAAGAATTTGTAGTACAAACAATATGGCGATCGCAACGACAAGTCCATCTCATCACGAAGAACATCAAGATTTACGAGTCAAGGGACTATTGGCGTTCCTGATTTCTGAGTCGTTAATGTTCGGGGGGTTTTTTGCCACTTATTTGTTTTTTAAAGGAAGTAATGAAGTTTGGCCTCCAGAAGGCACGGAAGTAGAATTATTATTGCCGACAATTAACACCATCATTCTGGTTTCCAGCAGTTTTGTGATTCACTTCGGTGATACGGCAATTAAAAGGAATGATGTTCGAGGGATGCGCAAGTGGTATATCATCACCGCAATTATGGGCGCAATTTTCCTACTCGGACAAGCTTATGAGTACATGACCTTAGGATACGGTCTAACTACTAATATATTTTCCAACTGTTTTTACTTAATGACAGGGTTCCACGGGTTACACGTTTTCGTGGGACTGTTGTTAATTTTGGGTGTGTTGTGGCGATCGCGTCGTCCTGGTCATTATTCTGCCACTAAACATACTGGCATCGAAATGGCAGAAATTTACTGGCACTTCGTAGACATCATTTGGATTATTCTCTTTACTCTGTTGTACGTTCTCACAAAATTTTAGGGGTGTAAGGGTGTAAGGGGGTAAGGGTATAAGGTGAAAAATAATTATTTTGGAATATTAAATTATGCATCCCCTAAACCCCCACACCCCTATACCCATACAAAGGAGATTTATATCAAGTGGATGCAGAAAAGTTTTCATGGTTTAAAGTGCCAGAGGATATCAAAAATTTATTAATATTAGCAGCAGAAAACTGGGAAAATTCCCCTGCATCTGAAAAATATATAAATCAAGCTTTAGCCAAAACTGGAGAACAAATAGATGTTTTGGTAGCAGCATATAGATACTTTTATTACAAAAATAATTATGCTATGGCGTTAAAAATAGCAATTAAGGTAATTAATAAAATTAAAGAGTCAGAAAATCTACCAGATAATTGGGAGCAGTTAAAGCCAATATTATTTAGGCGGAAAGAAGACTCAGAAATTCGTATGTATTTAAATGCTTGTGCCGCTTCTGGATTAGTGTTAGCAAAATTAGGAGAAATAGAGAAAGCAAAAAAAATATGTACTCAAGTCAAAGAAATTGATGATAAACATGACTTTGGTGCTGGACTATTATTTGATATTTTGACACGTCCACCAGAAGATGATGATGAGTAAATTTAAGCTATATTAATAGCTTCAAAAATATGCAAGGAAAAAATTGGCTTGTCACTGGAGATGGAAATTATCAAATCTGTAAATCTATGAGAGCGTGGGATTTACTAAGGGACAATTATCGCCTTTATAGATTTTTAACTGAGTTAGAAGATGTTCTGCAAAATGTAGAAGACGAAGCCAGTCGGCTACCAGAGATTCAAATACTAGTAAGACGATTAATTGTTAATTCTTACTGGGTACAAAGCCAATATTTAGAACCTTGTCCTCAAACTGGCACCTCGGTTGTACTCCTTTATGATGAATTAGGTTTCCCTTTTACAGTACAAACAGTAACATTTGCACCAGAAACAACTTCTAATATTCATAATCACGGTACCTGGGGAGTAGTTGCAGTATTAAAAGGACAAGAAAAAAACACCTTTTGGCGACGTAATCCTCACTCAGAATCCCCGAATAAAATAGAAAAAACGGGAGAATTAATTTTATATCCGGGTGATATTATTAGCTTTACACCTAATGCAATTCATAGTGTAGAAGCGGTAGGTAATGAACCAACTGTTACTTTTAATTTGTATGGGGAAACTGACCCCAAACAGCGATTTGAGTATAATTTGATAACTCATACTGCTAAAAATTTCTAGTCGCTAAATGGTAATTATTTTTATTAGCAAAATAATTTAGTTTTTTAATTAAAATTTAATTAGGCGAGTAATTCTAATAGTACGAATTGGGGACTGGGAATTAGGGACTAGGAATAAGTGACTACTTATATCTTGCATCTGCCCGGTTTTCCGCCAGAGAATAAATTCTCTGTCTCAGAGCATAAGTCCGTTAAAACGGACTCAAATCTTATTACAGTCAGATTTATCTGACTTGAGCTATGAGCCAAGAAATTTATTTCTTGGCGGTATGAAAAGCTGGTACAAGATGTGAGACTAGGGACTAGGTACTAGGGATTAGGAATAAAGAAACCTTAATACCTGATACCCAATCCCCAATCACCAGTACCCGATCCCTTTGATATCTTAAAACCAGTAGGAGTTACTGTAATGGCAAGGGTAATTTTTTATGAAAAACCAGGTTGTAAGAACAATACTAAACAAAAAACTCTGCTTACAGCTGCTGGTCATGAAGTGATTGCCTACAACCTACTCGCAGAACCTTGGACTATTGAGCGTTTGCGCTCATTTTTTGGCGATCGCCCTGTATCAGAATGGTTTAATCGCACTGCTCCAAGAGTACAATCAGGCGAGTTAGTACCCGAACAAGTTGATGCCCAAACCGCTTTAATGTTAATGCTCCAAGATCCATTGTTAATTCGCCGTCCTTTGATGCAAGTAGGCGATCGCTACGAGGTAGGCTTCGATACCGAGAAGATTGATGCTTGGATTGGCTTAAATCCTAAAGATGCAACTTTGAAGGAAATCACAGAAAAGCTAATCGAACAGGACTTACAAGGCTGTTCTCACAAGCACGGACATGGACATCACCACAATGAACACGAGCCAAAGCAGGGTTCTTGTAATCATTGATTGTACATAGTTCCAACTCTTGAACCCAAGCTAGCTGCCAAAAAAATTCGCGATCGCAAGCGTGCGATCGTGTTTTCTTATGATATTTTTCTACTATTTAAGTAATATTTCGTAGTAGCCAGTATATTAAATTACCTTAACATATGAGATAGTTCCCACTTCAGATATTGTGTTGTTACGTCTTTACTTTGTCAATTAGTGGTTTATCCTGATATATGCAATACAGAAGTTGGGTAATTCAGCAAACTAAACCAGAGAAAAAGATGGAGCGAGTGAAGTTCAAATTTTCATCACTATATAAATAAACTATCTCTCTCAAACCCTTGTAGATAAGGTTAAATTACCTCTTATAACAAGAATTTTAAGTGCTAAACTCAGTTATCCAAAATGAAATGGCTGGGATACGAGAAAAGCCAAGCTAAAGATAGAATAGTTTATCTTGACAAGCTAATTTCCACAAAATCTGACTTAAATCTATATATAGGTAATTTTGCATAAAAAAATAGGCTGTAATAATCACGGAAGACTTTAGCTGTAAGTAAAGCTAAATTGTAAACAAAAGCAATAAAAATAGAAGCAGTACATAATATGCAGCTTACTTATTAGCATAAGATATGCAATAGTAAAAATCTGTGTCTTACTCTCCATTATCTAGTAGTTTATTAGCACTTGAAATTTAGTTTTACTATGGCTATGGAGTCATAAATTTATTTTGACAACCAATTTTGGTTAATTAAAAACTAATTTAATCAAAATACTTTAAAAATCAAACTTGACTAGCAATAGATTAAATTTGATTTGATTTTGAGAACAATTTTAATCAGCATATTTTGAATAAAAATTAGCTAATTTCACTAATTTTGATATTTTTTGAACAGATTCTTGCAGATATAAATTTGTGCAAGGGCAACTTTACTCATGTTTTATTCATGGGAACGATTTTTTTGAAAATAAAAATGAAATATTAGCTAAATAAAGAGTGGAGGTTGTAATGATACATAGGGTATATTTAATATTTTTAGTATTGATTGGAACTATAGTTTATCCAATCAAAGGCATAGCTCAAAGTGAAGGTCAAACAAATAGTTCAAATCTTACTATTCAAGATTTTATCGAGCTAGGATCTCAATCTCTCAAAAGTACCGATGCTACTAAGATAACTGGCGCTAACGTAGATGAATCAAAGGTGTCTCAGATTATCTATGTATCAAAGAGTATAGGAGCATCTGACACTAACGATGGCAGCCAACAAAATCCACTTTTAACAATAGGTACAGCATTAGAAAAGGCTAGAGGATATTTGTCACAGGGTATCTCAACGAAAATAGCATTGAGTCCCGATGTTTATCGTGAAGGTTCACTCAAAATAGATTACCGCTTTCCAAAAGTTCCAGATGGAGTGGTGCTAGTAATTGAAGGACAAGGAAGTACACCTACAGTCATCAAGGGTTCTGATCTGGTACCACTGTCTGCATGGACACCAGCGATTAAAACTGACAAAGGCTTAATATATCGTATGCCTTGGAATTATGATTTTGGTAATAATGGTGGGCCATACGGCAAATATGGGCCGAAGAACATACTTGCACATAGAAGGGAACTTGTATTTGTAAATGGCAGACAACAAAGACAAGTATTACTTGAAAAATATAACTATACATTCCCTAACGCCTTCCGAGGAAGTGGTAGTTATGAGTACTTGGGATTTGTAGAGCCTCAAGAAGCACTGCTTCACCCTGGAAGTTTTGGTATTGCAGAAAAGAGTGAAAATGGAGATTTTCTTTATCTTCTCCCGAATAGCAATGTCAACTTTAAAAATGCGACCATCGAAGTAGGAGTGCATCCATTCTTAATGCGGTTTTACCAAGTGCGTAATGTAGTCTTACGAAATATTTCATTTCGGCATTCAGTAGGTACGTTGGGTGGAACTGCTGCTGTGATATTTGGTGAAGAGTGGAATAATCAACAGTCTTTGATTAACCGAAATATTTTAATCGACCAATGCCGCTTTGAATGGAATAATTACCAAGGACTTTATTTGTTCAAAACCCAAGATGTAACTGTAAAAAACAGTGTCTTTAACTACAACGGCTTCATGGGTGCATCAACAGACAATATGGTAAATGGGCTGTGGATTGGAAATAGTACAAACTTCAATAACTGGCGTGGCAATCTTTCAGGTTGGAGAGGCTGGGCAATCAGTGGGGCAAAACATCACTTCGCTAGAAATGTGTTGTTCAAAGATCAGCAGGCGATCGGCAACTTTACCAATGGAATGTGGTTCGATCACGAAAATAAGAATGTAGTCATAGATAACTTCGTTGCGGTGAAAAACTCAGCAGGATTATTTTTAGAGGCTTCACCAGGGCCTTTTCTGATCAAGAACTCTTTCATCTCTGACTCTATGCATAGGGCAGGAATTGATATCAGCAATGCCCAAAATATAACAATTTTAGACTCAGTTATTACCAATAATCCAAATCAAATTTCCCTTGTGGGAGCATCCCGATATTACTCTAATTCCACTGCTTATCATATAGGAGAGGTACAAGAAATTAGCGATATTCCCGTTGGAGTGGGGCCACTCGCTATCCGAAATTCACTGATTTCTTCAGAAGCATCAAACCAGATGTTATTCTTTGCCAACACTGGAAATAATAGGATGTATACTTCAGTATTTCAGAATAACTATGAATCATCTAATAACACTTATTGGTCACCAAAAACTAAGTCTTTTCTCTTAGAGCCAGATTATCCCTCTGTTCCTGGCTCTCCAGCAACTGATATAGAAAAGTGGAAATCCTATACGGGTGACAACGGACAGTGGATAGAACCAAACTTCAATTCGCCTAAAGTCTATGATTATACCCTCTCTAATGTTGATGTGCGTTCCTACTCTATGCCTGAGGAATTACAACAAAAACTTCAAAGTTTTGAGAATTTTTTTAGTCAAATCAATCGAAAATAAGCAATTTTATTTCAGAAAATAATAGTGATTGTGTTTACTGTTAACAATATATTGTTACATCTTCACCATGACGATCCGCTAAATAAGTTAAAGCTCGAAAACGTAATTCAACTAACTGTTCGTAGAAAGGATTAAGTTTACATAGAGGAGGAATATAGAGAATAGTACGCTTGCAAAGTTTTATTTCTCGTTCAAATGGACAACTAGCAGGAATGATTTTACAGAGTAAGCGTGCAAATCTATAGTCTTCTATTTTTAGAGATTTAAGCTGTTGGCGAATTGGTTGCAAAAAGATATTGACAATAGAGTTTGAAGTGAATGTATTAGTTGACATCATATCGTTAGTGAAGGAGTTTGTTGAGGAATTATTAAGACTTTCTCAAGTAATAAATTATCTGATACAGAAGTATCTGCCATTAATGCTATTTTTGTGTTTTCATTGAGAAGAATTTTTCCCTCAGCAGTGAAGCTGAAGTCTTGACCGAGAATAAATCCTTGCTGAATGAGCTTACCAATAGCAAATCTAATAACGTTGTCAAGTAAATCAGTATAAGGTTGACAATCAGAAAAGTTATCTAATATCCAATGACAAGTATCAGTATCTGTGGCAGATAATTCAAATACAGCTGCTGTTAAAAGCGAGTCTGTATATTGATAGTCTAGGTTCAGATGTAAATGCTCTATCCAATATTCAACTAGCTGTTTATCTTGAAACTTTAAGACGTATATAGCTCTTTCGAGGTGAAAGTGAAATAGTTCTAAGTTGTTCATAAATTTTAGATATAAAATATGTGGATAGAACCTAACTAAAATATCAAGTTTCCTAATGATTGGTGTTGACTCCACTCTTAGGTAAAGCATGATTGAGTTGTTGGTCTTTTGGATGCTTTTAACTTTAAAACTGAAAAATGCAGAAATTGTGGAGATGAAAGAAAATTAGAAAAAATTTTTTAACTCTCCCAGTTGAGAGCGGCTGCA from Chlorogloeopsis sp. ULAP01 encodes the following:
- a CDS encoding helix-turn-helix domain-containing protein encodes the protein MPYTIPNNSCVGCDNCRPQCPTGAIKIENDEYWIDPSLCNNCEGYYPEPQCVVACPTNSPIPWQAKRGRCRVEPREVTNPDLFSNGKSNPFASAIVIWEACNVLAQRTSLPWEIDEQGNLCYRRQVYQGKGAIAFHVLASAEPSTSITGMPQKLVTDLGAIEALDIRNACIHLIFAAYATSLDRPWEQEFAIDERQLEKYLGLEKRKDLSKAVKLALMKNLVQQACSLIISIDWPQQGQVKGFSVTKSRLWELVSIQHHFQEDELGCKYLVGLTFKVRAGIWTQHFLNKQGCKERSAFYQYGSLPKSLLTTVMSIWQQHEGAARLMLWLLFKTKMGKEQRITVPTLMRVAYGEEKITLAFRQREERKRLLRTFEHDLEVLNHYGMKPCFDPVTYPAAIQPLWAKLVDIPEDPDEALEFWMNDGGNTSRLTDIGPRGKWNLLMNARILAFDLPPDWEQHIADSEKKQQRTAKNKRKSKTTSDLIGEQILRARKNLNLSQRELAKLAGKSQSWIRDIEKGRLKVKLEDQVVLRKVLGIA
- a CDS encoding cupin → MQGKNWLVTGDGNYQICKSMRAWDLLRDNYRLYRFLTELEDVLQNVEDEASRLPEIQILVRRLIVNSYWVQSQYLEPCPQTGTSVVLLYDELGFPFTVQTVTFAPETTSNIHNHGTWGVVAVLKGQEKNTFWRRNPHSESPNKIEKTGELILYPGDIISFTPNAIHSVEAVGNEPTVTFNLYGETDPKQRFEYNLITHTAKNF
- a CDS encoding cytochrome c oxidase subunit II, which translates into the protein MQQIPVSLLTLVAGVVITLFSLWVGQHHSLLPEQASQQAPLVDGFFNIMVTIATALFVVVEGTILIFLWKFRHRQGDDTDGAPVEGNLPLEVFWTAIPTIIVIVLGIYSVDVYGRMGGLDTHNHAPSHVAQMPGTALAATWNDASGMEMAAPVNEPEIGIGAASDRPQKPADLAVDVTGMQFAWIFNYPDSGVMSSELHVPVGADVQLNLAATDVIHSLWVPQFRLKQDAIPGIPTKLRFVATKVGNYPIVCTELCGGYHGSMRSQVVVHTPAEFESWLAENRIAQQELKQAVAVNPAELSTSDFLAPYTQKMGIESIVHSH
- a CDS encoding heme-copper oxidase subunit III, encoding MAIATTSPSHHEEHQDLRVKGLLAFLISESLMFGGFFATYLFFKGSNEVWPPEGTEVELLLPTINTIILVSSSFVIHFGDTAIKRNDVRGMRKWYIITAIMGAIFLLGQAYEYMTLGYGLTTNIFSNCFYLMTGFHGLHVFVGLLLILGVLWRSRRPGHYSATKHTGIEMAEIYWHFVDIIWIILFTLLYVLTKF
- the fdxB gene encoding ferredoxin III, nif-specific, whose product is MAVLTGLTFGGKTWTPKFIESIDQDKCIGCGRCFKICGHNVLELKAMNEEGEFVEDEDDDEIEKKVMTVAHPENCIGCEACAKICSKNCYTHAALNN
- a CDS encoding ArsC/Spx/MgsR family protein; this encodes MARVIFYEKPGCKNNTKQKTLLTAAGHEVIAYNLLAEPWTIERLRSFFGDRPVSEWFNRTAPRVQSGELVPEQVDAQTALMLMLQDPLLIRRPLMQVGDRYEVGFDTEKIDAWIGLNPKDATLKEITEKLIEQDLQGCSHKHGHGHHHNEHEPKQGSCNH
- the ctaD gene encoding cytochrome c oxidase subunit I, whose product is MTLEIPRNHPPGNEASTVVVAGTTHHPQAWKWYHYFTFNVDHKVIGIQYLVTAFLFYLIGGLMAVAMRAELATPDADLLEPNLYNAFMTNHGTIMIFFWIVPSAIGGFGNFLVPLMVGARDMAFPKLNAIAFWLNPPAGLLLLASFFFGGGSQSGWTAYPPLSLVTAPTAQTLWVLAIVLVGTSSILGSLNFVITILFMKVPSMKWDQVPLFCWAILATSVLALVSTPVLAAGLILLLFDLHFGTSFFKPDAGGNVVLYQHLFWFYSHPAVYLMILPIFGIMSEVIPVHARKPIFGYKAIAYSSLAICLVGLFVWVHHMFTSGTPGWMRMFFTISTLIVAVPTGVKIFGWVATLWGGKIRFTSAMLFAVGLLMMFVLGGIGGVTLGTAPFDVHVHDTYYVVGHFHYVLFGGSVFGIYAGIYHWFPKITGRMMNETLGRIHFILTFIGTNLTFLPMHELGLQGMPRRVAMYDPQFTSINEICTIGAYVLGISVIPFTINILWSWVAGKKAGDNPWNAMTLEWTTSSPPLIENWEVLPVVTHGPYDYGVHNAEVQTATVTEASA